A single genomic interval of Sebastes umbrosus isolate fSebUmb1 chromosome 11, fSebUmb1.pri, whole genome shotgun sequence harbors:
- the LOC119496489 gene encoding sialic acid-binding Ig-like lectin 14, whose translation MFVLIWATLLFTVKDSNADTGASIWRRECTNDFCISLSEGEITSEAGLCVVIPCSFTTSVLFTPQHIVWYKCESSKPRCGDSDIIFLKNKEKVQSGFKGRVSLLEPDVTNRNCSIIINDVIESDSGSYQLRVNGHWFMKGDGFTFSQRTIVSVKDLIQKPTVMIPPLTEGQQTTLTCTAPGLCSGSEPNITWTWRGAGEKASHITGNITALKTENLTAATQRHSSTLMFNLSAEHHGSEVTCKVIFTNNITTEETVTLNVTYC comes from the exons ATGTTTGTTCTCATCTGGGCGACTCTGCTCTTCACTGTGAAAGACAGCAATGCTGACACAG GTGCATCAATTTGGAGAAGAGAGTGTACAAATGATTTCTGTATCAGTCTTAGTGAAGGAGAAATAACATCAGAGGCTGGACTCTGTGTTGTGATACCATGTTCTTTCACCACTAGTGTTCTCTTTACACCGCAACATATAGTTTGGTACAAATGTGAATCATCTAAACCAAGATGTGGTGATTCAGACATCATATTCCTCAAGAACAAAGAAAAGGTTCAGTCTGGGTTTAAAGGACGAGTTTCACTGTTGGAGCCTGACGTGACAAACAGGAactgcagcatcatcatcaatgacgtcattgagtCCGACTCTGGATCATATCAGCTCAGAGTTAATGGTCATTGGTTTATGAAGGGCGATGGATTTACATTCTCTCAAAGGACAATCGTCTCTGTTAAAG ATCTGATCCAGAAGCCCACAGTGATGATTCCTCCTCTGACAGAGGGACAGCAGACCACACTGACCTGCACTGCTCCTGGTCTCTGCTCTGGATCTGAACCTAACATCACCTGGACgtggagaggagcaggagagaaGGCCTCTCACATCACAGGAAACATCACAGCTCTCAAGACCGAGAACCTGACTGCTGCCACTCAGAGACACAGCTCAACTTTGATGTTTAACCTTTCAGCTGAGCACCACGGCAGTGAGGTCACCTGCAAGGTCATCTTCACCAACAACATCACTACAGAGGAGACAGTGACTCTGAATGTGACCT ATTGCTGA